TAGCGAAATAACAGTAGAAGAAACTAAAATTAAAGACGAATGCACGTCTGAGCTCTCTATTGGTAGCATGTCAAGTAATGCCATTACTTACTGCATTGTAGTGGTTCTCTACCATTGGGAACTCATTAAGAGCATGGTGATTGGCAGGGGCTTTCATGACTCCCAAAAGTTTCCAGTCCAGAAGTCAAGAATGCATACGAACATTTGGTAAGTTGAGTGAGGCCACGAAAGGTATCCACGCGCTCCTGGTAAAGACACCGGCCGACGACCCCATTCGACGACACCATCCGACTCCCGCTGTGCAGCAGGATAGATCCGCTGTAGGTGCTTGCCGAAGTGCAGTGACAAGCTCTTGTTGCACATCTCGAAGATAGGACTGGTGCAGGACTGCTCGAAGTGTCTTGGCAAAGAATGGGTCCATCAATTTTCTTGGCACGCGCAACTTGAGATTGCGGCAATTAGTTCTCGTGGCCTCATTCTTGAAGTTTGAATCTAGCGTTGGAAGTATCCATGATGCCCATGGTCTGCAGCGAGTGGATCACATTGTTGTTGACATGCCGGCATTCTTCTGCGCGTCTGGCCAGTCCTCGTGATTGGTCTGCCGGGCGCTGATTTCATCCAAGTCAGGCCTGATGTGCTCTACGTCTCGTGCAATATGCAGCATTCAACGTTCGTCTTCTCGCATTCAAAATGCACTGTGAGTTTCTAAGGACAAGCGTGATGTTTGGAACGTGAGGTCGGAGTTTACTGACCGAGGCCGCTGAGCTGCGTTATTGCCGACCAATCAGGGCTTCGCCGAGTCTTGGTCCGCAATGGCGGGCTAGCGTGCGTCTGAGCAGCGAGGAAGACTCCAGAAGGTCAGGCGAAGAATATCGAGTCCGGCCAaaacatcttctccatctctccCATCTTCCTCCCCTTCTCCCCCATCATCAATCGCTTGGAGTCGCGGCGTTGTCATCAagcttcttcatcatgcAGCGCGTTCTCTCATCCACACCCCGAGCTGCGGCTCGTCAGGCGAGAATACGGCCCGGCTCATTGACGCAACAACGATTCGCACACAAGGAGCTCAAGTTCGGCGTCGAGGGCCGCGCTGCTCTGCTGACCGGTGTTGAGACTCTCGCCAAGGCTGTGGCGACGACATTGGGCCCCAAGGGCCGCAATGTGCTGATTGAGTCCAGCTACGGCTCACCCAAGATCACCAAGGGTAAGCTCGAGACGACAGCGACCATTTCCATCAACCCCAACTGACCACTTCTTCCAGACGGTGTGACAGTAGCAAAGGCCATCCAGCTCAAGGACAGGTTCGAGAACTTGGGCGCCAAGCTGCTTCAGGATGTTGCCAGCAAGACCAACGAGGTCGCTGGTGAcggcaccaccaccgccactgTTCTCGCCAACGCCATCTTCTCCGAGACCGTAAAGAACGTCGCCGCCGGCTGCAACCCAATGGACCTTCGCCGTGGTACACAGGCCGCCGTCGAGGCCGTCATCGAATACCTCAAGGCCAACAAGCGCGATATCACCACATCAGAGGAGATCAAGCAGGTTGCAACCATCTCCGCCAACGGAGACACACACATCGGTGGTCTGCTCGCTACTGCCATGGAGAAGGTTGGAAAAGAGGGTGTCATCACTGTCAAGGAGGGCAAGACGATCGAGGACGAGCTTGAGGTTACCGAGGGTATGAAGTTCGACCGTGGTTTCATCTCGCCATACTTCATCACCGACACCAAGTCACAAAAGGTGGAATTCGAGAAGCCATTGATCCTTCTTTCCGAGAAGAAAATCTCGGCCGTTCAGGATATTGTGCCAGCTCTTGAAGcttcccagcagcagcgccgaCCTCTGGTCATCATCGCTGAGGACATTGATGGCGAGGCCCTTGCCGTGTGCATCTTGAACAAGCTCCGTGGCCAGCTTCaagtcgctgctgtcaaGGCTCCAGGCTTCGGTGACAACCGCAAGAGCATTCTCGGTGATATCGCGGTCTTGACCAACGGCACTGTTTTCACCGATGAGCTCGACATCAAGCTTGAGAAGGCCACCCCAGATCTTCTCGGTTCTACTGGATCTATCACCATCACTAAGGAGGACACTGTTATCTTGAACGGCGAGGGAAGCAAGGACATGGTTGCCAACCGCTGCGAGCAGATCCGTGGTGTCATGGCTGACCCAACGACCAGCGActacgagaaggagaagctccAGGAGCGTCTTGCCAAGCTTTCCGGTGGTGTCGCAGTCATCAAGGTCGGTGGTGCTTCTGAGGTTGAGGTCGGTGAGAAGAAGGACCGCATGGTCGATGCTCTCAACGCTACTCGTGCTGCCGTTGAGGAGGGTATTCTCCCAGGTGGTGGCACTGCTCTCCTCAAGGCCGCTGCCAACGCTCTCTCCGGCGTGAAGCCAGCCAACTTCGACCAGCAGCTCGGTGTCTCTATCGTCAAGCAGGCCATCACTCGTCCAGCTCGCAACATCGTTGAGAACGCTGGTCTCGAGGGCTCAGTCGTTGTTGGCAAGCTTATGGACGAATTCGGCAAGGACTTCAACAAGGGTTTCGACAGTGCCAAGGGCGAGTACACCGACATGATCGCCGCTGGCATCTTGGATCCGTTCAAGGTTGTTCGCACTGGTCTCTCTGATGCCTCCGGCGTCGCTTCATTACTTGGTACCACCGAAGTTGCCATCGTTGAGGCACCCGAAGAGAAGGGCGCAGCCGGCGGCATGCCTGGAGGCATGGGCGGTATGGGCGGCATGGGTGGCGGTATGTTCTAAACTGCTCGCCCAGCCTGCTCGACCGACCTACACCACCTTGTACCCTGATCTCTCATGATATATGAGTGCGAAGCCATGATACCCATGCCCGACTGGAATTCTGTTGCCGGTCTGTAACAACACTATTTTATACTACTACCAATCGTGCTTGTCTGGATTGTACACACGATGGAAGCCAAggcgagaaggaaagaaagCCAGCGAACGTTATACATACTAATCTCCGCTCtgaaaagaaagagaatggAATGGGTTTCTACCTTTGCATTGGGCGGCGTACGGCACGGCCCCATTGTGAGAGCCCGTGTAAATGGCCATTTGAGACAATTGTGTGTATTATAGTGTCACTGATAGCGTTTTGAAGAAAAGTGGTAGAAATGTGATGGGTGTtcgtcttccttttcttcacTATGATGGAGTGGGACTTGGTACTGACTGAGAGATAGACGCTGTGAGCAATGATTCCACTCACCGATACCTCAAGTGGAAAGTCAGCGAATCTACACATCACAAGCTCACACTTGAGATCAAGCGGACCACTTCAAAGCAGCTATGGCACTTCACTTGAAGCCGCGAAATCAAACAGGAGCTGTCCGCTTGGATGCATAGTAGCATCGCTCACTTGAATGCGTTCACTCCACCGCGATCAAAAAGCTCGCACTCATCAACTCGTTTCACAAAACTTCCACCACAGTGACACTGACTTCTTGCGAACATCTCATTGATCTTCACCACGACAGCATTgcttccttcgcctctttGACAACACAGCACTACCTCCACCGATCTATCCACCGCAACAGCAATTGCCCCTCTCTCACTGCTTGATTGAGTGCAACAGCATTACCGCCGTACCTGAACTAACAACACCGATCTCCCTCAAcatggaagaagaggatacGCTTTTCGTCCCTAGGGACAACTCCTCGCAGGCAGCCGGCGAGCGCAGTGAAGCCAGTATACGGGCTTCATCGCCAGCGTTAAGCCTCAGTGGAAGCATCTCCAGCAGTATTTTCTTCCAGGGGAACGCGAGAGATCTCGAGGAATTGGACATGGTTGACATAGCCTCTGTGGCTTCACTCCCTAATGAGATGGCAGATGCTGGAGTCAATGAGGCCAGAGCACATGACCTTCACAAGCGACCAAACAGCAAACCAGGTGGAGGACCAGACGATGATCGGGCTGATAGTGTgttggacgacgacgattccCGCGACTCAGATGACGGCTTCCCCGACCCAGCAGACGTGGAACCGTACAATGATCCAGAGTCAGAAGACTACGTGCTTCAACCAGGAGATCCAGGTTTCGTTGGCCCAATTTGTGAGCTTCCACAAGCACTGGCTCAAATTGAGTGTATTCCTCGAGTTCAATCTACTGACACTCACACCTAGACGCCCACAGCCCTGAGTGGCATACGCATCCTGTCCAGGGCTACACCCGTCATATCTACTACGAGATAGGTTTCGACCGAAACAAGGTACCAGCCGCAAACGCCACACGCGAAGTACTTCTGCATGATGGTCGCTGCCGGCCCATGATTGAATTCTTCGACAGATGCACAGTTGCAGAGACGATCGATGTGCATTTTCCGGATCATTCACCCCTGAGAGTATGGAACGAGTTCTGGGCTGCAGAGAGCGCGCTTTGGGACAAAGCGACTCTGATCCATATTCACTTCCATGGTAGATCGTGGGGAAGAAACGAGGATTACACCTGGTGAGTGAGCTGGAATCGATCGGAACTTTCCCTCGTGCCTGCTAATCTGCTTCTCAGGAAAGTACCGGGCCTCGCACGCCCTTTGAAGGTCTACGCCTTCATGCAAGAGCTCAACGAAACTGATTCTGACATTGTGTACCTTCTGGACACCTGGATCAATACCAGGTTCAAGCGCTTCCATCGTACACACGCCATGACGGAGTTCATTCTAGCGGGCATGAGCGAACCTGTCAGGGGCACTGGTGAGCAAAGAGCTACTTTCGAGGGCGATTTTAGCCTTGCTTTTCCTCGCATTCTGGGAGACTATCTCGAAGATCGACGATACGATCACGCACATCTCCAGAGGGCTATTATGGACTACATTCGGGATCCAAGAACAGTCCAACAACTCGAAGGCTTCGAGGAGCTTCAATCGACACCAGAACTCATGAGATGGGACAAGTCTCTTAGCAATAACTGTCTCCGAATCTGGGACCTGAAGCCAAGCAAGGCAAGCGCAAAGAGAGGCATCGAGATTTGGAGAATCAAAGTGGACCCATACATTTGCCAGGTCACAGGTCTCATGCATTTCTGTCGCAAGCGAATTCAACCCGAACCCGAGCCTCCAGAAGAAGGAACTCCCGAACCAGCtgatgaggagatggaggatgTGCCAGATTGGGCGCccgaggaggaagaccaCGATGAGGGCTTTGTGtccgacgaggaggaagaacagGGCTCTTGCGACGGTGATGGAGGCGGAGATGGAGGCGATGATGACAACGATGGAGGTGGAGCAGGCAGTGGAAGCGCCAGCGGCAGCTCGCCTGCGGATCTGGTGAACATGAACATGCATGGgggcgaggacgacgacgacatgcCTCATGATAATTTCTAGGTGATGCTTTGGGTTTGGGCTTGACAGGATTAGGAGAGCTGGGCTCTCGTGATCTGCATTTGCATCGACTAAGGAGGGAGGGCACAACGGACAGCAACGAAGCGGCTGATCATAGCCTAACGGCTTCTTGTACTTCAAGAGCATCATCAGCTCAGGACATCAATATTTAGAATCTCGGTGCCATGGTGCTGCTTGCCTGCAGCTTCACCAACACAGAGCAAGAGACACGACATGCAGCATAGGAAGCATAGGGAATCAACAAGTTGACGATACACATCGTGCACGATAGAGACGTTGAAGTTGACACTGAAGTTCTCGCTTGATTGACTCTTCTACTGAGCGGTGCGAGGATAGATGTTCAGCTTGccggctttggcttcttcctAACCATGCCAGCACCAAGCACATTGACAGCAGGCTGCTGTGATTCTGATGCTGGCTcggctttcctcttcttcctgatCATGCCGCTCATGTCGTTCACTCCCGCGCCATTCGCCGCTGTGGCTGACGCAGCAATTTCTACTTGCGCCGTGCCCACGACGTCCACGGCGAAATCCCCATTCAGCCCGGCGATGCTTTGCACTTCCGCAGTCCACTTCGTCGTGGACCAAATCGCAGCCTCAAGCGTGGAGAAGTCGAGGTGCAGCATCGTAGACATCGCTTTGTCGTAGCCATCCGCGTTGACGAGTATTCCATGACCAGATTCGGCGTCGAGCTGTGCTTGCATGTCGAGCAAGTTTGACTGAGTTGATTTGATCTTTGGCAGACGAGGCACGATCACACCCGTGAGGGGCTTGCGCTTCCGCTTCTTGGGGCTGCCACTGGTAGCCGCGGCGTTCTTAGGCTGACTTGTGGGCGCGGCTTCCACCGAAACGGTCGAGTCTTGACTGTCTGCGTTCATGACAGCGATATTATCACTGCCAAAcacatcatcctcgtccttgtTTGGCGAGATCACCAGCCAGAGAAACCCCACCACTCGACCCGATGAGCACTCCTGTCGGAACTCCATCTGTTCCCAGAACTGATCCAGACTCATGACTGATTTCCATCGAGCGCTCTTAACTTTCGATGGACTAGCGGTGAGTTGTGAGTCCTGAGCTACACCAATCTCATCGTCAAGGTCTGATATGAATCTTGCTTTTGGGTCATCCGGGAACCGAGGAAGTAGACATCGCGGCGGTGCATGTTCAGGCACGCCACGGGTTCGACCAAGCTCTATCAAAGGATGGCCGGGTAGCCATCTTGGCTTCGAGGCAGCAGCACTGGGCGGCATGAACGATTTCAGCTCTGTCTTTGCGTATCCAGGCACAGTCAAATAGCCTTGATAGCGCGGCAGTTCTTCAGCATTCGCATCGTCTGTTTTGGCGATTGGTATAATCGGATCCAGAACGCGAGCCCACCATCTGATGAGTTGCCGATCGTCCAGAACATGCTTGCCTTTGTCGTCAGAAGATCCCGGGAACAGATATTGTGATTGAGCTCGAGCAAAAAGTGAAACAACAATCTTTCGATTCGGACGCTTccgcctctccttctccgccagcCACTTCAAAAACGTTGTCACAGCAGTCTTAACAGGAGATGGCCTTATTCGGGGAACATAAGCAGTAGAGTCGACCTTGCTTACGAATATAGTGGTGAGTTTCCTCGTAGTATAGACCAGAACCTCAATCGCAAAATTGATGACATCGCCAGTGCCTGATTGAGGTAAAGCACTAGCATCGGCACTGACTGTCAAGAAGTGACTGGCCAATCGGGTCTTTTCTGGATTTTGTCCTGGTAAGGATGAGAAGAGCGAGTCGCAAGGCTTGGGCGGAGAATGAAGGTATCGGGTTTTGCAATGGAAGCCTGTGGGTAGCGCGTCTTGAAGCTCGTCCTTAAGTGATCTTGCATCTAGCTTCTCTCCATTGGCCGGGTTAttgctcgatgtcgatgtcatGCTGGGAGGAAGTATGCTTTGATGTAATATACGAGGCACCAAAAAAAACCTCAGTCTTGCAGTACCCAATGGCAGGAACAGGAGACTCAAAGACTTTGCGTCAATAGAAGATGGTAGATAATCTCAGTTCTGATGCTGGCAACTAGGAGACGCGTCAAAGTGCACGCGAGCCCCATCGCGAATTCCAATTCAGAAGCGGTTGTGGTGCCTCAGGCATTAAAGCCGAACCTCACTTCCGTCCTCGCCGCATACGCTGCCCTTCCTCACGCTGGACGAACATCCATTGCCAGCAAGAACGACATAGCCACCGCCCGCCATGAACCCATCACGCCCTTCATTCGTCTGCTCAAGCTGCGCGCGGGCTCTACGATCATTCACGAAGCCACAGACCACGCGACATTTTTCCGTTTCAGTCTCCAATCGCATCAATGACAGCGTGCCCGAAGATCCAGCACAACTCCCCCGATGGAGGCAGACTCCCGCACGACTGCAACAGCCTGTCCGTCTAAGACCACGTAGCGAACACTCAATATCATGGCGTGTAAACTCCGATCCAGAAAAGCTCGATGCTGTCTACGACAACTTTCTCGGCCGCATAGGAGGGAATCAACGAGGGCGAGAACTTTTGGATGAACAGACAAAGGTAGGTTGCATTGAATCAGGTCTATCGTCAGAACATAGAGTCACTGACCTTTCCCAGTGGATAGCAACAACCCACAAATCTCACGAACACGGCCATCAGGGCTTCAACGACCGCCTCGCATATCTTGGGAAACGCATTCTCGATCTCCAATGCTCCCT
This genomic interval from Cercospora beticola chromosome 7, complete sequence contains the following:
- a CDS encoding mitochondrial 54S ribosomal protein mL57, with the translated sequence MNPSRPSFVCSSCARALRSFTKPQTTRHFSVSVSNRINDSVPEDPAQLPRWRQTPARLQQPVRLRPRSEHSISWRVNSDPEKLDAVYDNFLGRIGGNQRGRELLDEQTKWIATTHKSHEHGHQGFNDRLAYLGKRILDLQCSLALLNAPVPSNLAELPSNEVFKHSALEGLENITPFNKTTILHKSRLSALASQYGLDKVVRWKPRDPENLKLSGIDAVLAQSIFAIVGAVALQRGGELAARTARERVLAPLGLR
- the HSP60 gene encoding chaperonin (BUSCO:EOG09261J0P), whose translation is MQRVLSSTPRAAARQARIRPGSLTQQRFAHKELKFGVEGRAALLTGVETLAKAVATTLGPKGRNVLIESSYGSPKITKDGVTVAKAIQLKDRFENLGAKLLQDVASKTNEVAGDGTTTATVLANAIFSETVKNVAAGCNPMDLRRGTQAAVEAVIEYLKANKRDITTSEEIKQVATISANGDTHIGGLLATAMEKVGKEGVITVKEGKTIEDELEVTEGMKFDRGFISPYFITDTKSQKVEFEKPLILLSEKKISAVQDIVPALEASQQQRRPLVIIAEDIDGEALAVCILNKLRGQLQVAAVKAPGFGDNRKSILGDIAVLTNGTVFTDELDIKLEKATPDLLGSTGSITITKEDTVILNGEGSKDMVANRCEQIRGVMADPTTSDYEKEKLQERLAKLSGGVAVIKVGGASEVEVGEKKDRMVDALNATRAAVEEGILPGGGTALLKAAANALSGVKPANFDQQLGVSIVKQAITRPARNIVENAGLEGSVVVGKLMDEFGKDFNKGFDSAKGEYTDMIAAGILDPFKVVRTGLSDASGVASLLGTTEVAIVEAPEEKGAAGGMPGGMGGMGGMGGGMF
- a CDS encoding uncharacterized protein (BUSCO:EOG09262D4G), with the translated sequence MTSTSSNNPANGEKLDARSLKDELQDALPTGFHCKTRYLHSPPKPCDSLFSSLPGQNPEKTRLASHFLTVSADASALPQSGTGDVINFAIEVLVYTTRKLTTIFVSKVDSTAYVPRIRPSPVKTAVTTFLKWLAEKERRKRPNRKIVVSLFARAQSQYLFPGSSDDKGKHVLDDRQLIRWWARVLDPIIPIAKTDDANAEELPRYQGYLTVPGYAKTELKSFMPPSAAASKPRWLPGHPLIELGRTRGVPEHAPPRCLLPRFPDDPKARFISDLDDEIGVAQDSQLTASPSKVKSARWKSVMSLDQFWEQMEFRQECSSGRVVGFLWLVISPNKDEDDVFGSDNIAVMNADSQDSTVSVEAAPTSQPKNAAATSGSPKKRKRKPLTGVIVPRLPKIKSTQSNLLDMQAQLDAESGHGILVNADGYDKAMSTMLHLDFSTLEAAIWSTTKWTAEVQSIAGLNGDFAVDVVGTAQVEIAASATAANGAGVNDMSGMIRKKRKAEPASESQQPAVNVLGAGMVRKKPKPAS